The following are encoded together in the Microtus pennsylvanicus isolate mMicPen1 chromosome 8, mMicPen1.hap1, whole genome shotgun sequence genome:
- the LOC142855534 gene encoding vomeronasal type-1 receptor 44-like, with product MNKANTLHTSTILKVTVFSEVSVGISANSILFLFHLCMLFDGHRPKPIDLFIDFLSLIQLTMLITMGLIAVDMFIPKQRWDCTTCQSIIYLHRFLRGLSLCATCLLNVLWAITLSPRSSCLGKFKHKSPYHVFCGLLFLCILYMSLSCHFLVSITATFNLTSEHFMYVTQSCSLLPMSYSQQSAVSTVLALREAFLISLMALSSGYMLTLLCRHKKLSQHLHSNSLSLKASPELRATRTILLLMSFFVVFYILDIVIFHSRMKFKDGSIFYCIQILVSHSYATVSPFVLIRTEKHIINLLRSMCWRTINI from the coding sequence ATGAATAAAGCTAACACACTCCACACTAGCACAATCCTAAAAGTCACTGTGTTCTCTGAAGTGAGTGTTGGGATCTCAGCTAATagcatcctttttcttttccacctCTGCATGCTCTTTGATGGGCACAGACCTAAGCCCATTGATCTCTTCATTGATTTCTTATCCCTAATCCAACTAACGATGCTCATCACTATGGGTCTTATAGCTGTGGACATGTTTATACCTAAGCAGAGATGGGATTGCACCACATGCCAATCCATTATCTATTTGCACAGGTTTCTGAGGGGCCTATCACTTTGTGCTACCTGCCTGCTGAATGTCCTTTGGGCCATCACACTCAGCCCTAGAAGCTCCTGTTTGGGAAAGTTCAAACATAAATCTCCCTATCATGTCTTCTGTGGCCTTCTTTTCCTCTGTATCCTCTATATGTCTCTTAGCTGTCACTTCTTAGTATCAATCACTGCCACCTTCAATTTGACCTCGGAACACTTTATGTATGTTACTCAGTCTTGCTCACTTCTACCCATGAGCTACTCCCAACAAAGTGCAGTTTCCACAGTGCTGGCCCTCAGGGAAGCCTTCCTGATCAGTCTCATGGCGCTCTCCAGCGGGTACATGCTGACTCTCCTGTGCAGGCACAAGAAGCTGTCCCAGCATCTTCACAGCAACAGCCTCTCTCTAAAAGCATCTCCAGAGCTAAGGGCCACTCGGACTATCCTGCTGCTTATGAGCTTCTTCGTGGTTTTCTACATTTTGGATATTGTTATCTTCCACTCAAGAATGAAGTTCAAGGATGGCTCAATATTCTACTGTATCCAGATTCTTGTGTCCCATAGCTATGCCACAGTCAGTCCTTTTGTGCTGATTCGTACTGAAAAGCATATAATTAACCTTTTGAGATCAATGTGTTGGAGgacaataaatatttga
- the LOC142855334 gene encoding LOW QUALITY PROTEIN: vomeronasal type-1 receptor 90-like (The sequence of the model RefSeq protein was modified relative to this genomic sequence to represent the inferred CDS: deleted 1 base in 1 codon): protein MRRINTHHGVVNIQTHFFSELGFGISFNSILLLFHILEFLLEHRPRTTDLFIGLLALIHLGMLTIMGFTAADTFAPQNTWNDITCRSLVHLHRFLRGLSLCATCLLSILQAVTLSPRSSCLAKFKHKSPQHKLSLLVVLWVFYMSWSAHFWFSSVADYNNTSHGLLFVTESCVILPMSHISRHLFTVMRIFRDVSFIGLMALSSGYMLTLLCKHKKLSRHLHSTSLSPKASPELRATRTILLLLSFFVLLYCLDCIMSASRLMHSSPPIHHSVRMLVSNSYATISPLLLICTENRITTFLKSFSFCQELSSLGGGCVPGLVILLNLLCLWPSASLGEADIIPSLASSNLAVRKISPNPEVDPPKLSMWLSWSSLVPAEWSPSGSSIRRPKTIHRCDGCQGFAVVVASA from the exons ATGAGAAGAATCAACACACACCATGGAGTTGTTAACATACAA ACACACTTTTTCTCTGAATTAGGCTTTGGGATTTCATTCAACAGcatcctccttctcttccataTTCTCGAGTTTCTTCTTGAACACAGGCCCCGGACCACTGACCTTTTCATTGGTCTCTTGGCCCTCATTCACCTTGGGATGCTAACAATCATGGGATTCACAGCTGCGGACACTTTCGCACCTCAGAATACATGGAATGACATCACGTGTCGATCTCTTGTCCACTTGCACAGGTTTTTGAGGGGCCTCTCTCTTTGTGCTACCTGCCTGCTAAGCATCCTTCAAGCTGTCACCCTCAGCCCCAGAAGCTCCTGTTTGGCGAAGTTCAAACATAAATCCCCACAGCACAAGCTGAGTCTCCTTGTCGTGCTGTGGGTCTTCTACATGTCCTGGAGTGCTCACTTCTGGTTCTCCTCTGTTGCCGACTACAACAACACCTCACATGGGCTCTTATTTGTCACCGAATCCTGCGTTATTTTACCCATGAGCCATATCAGCAGGCACCTGTTTACCGTGATGAGGATATTTCGGGACGTGTCCTTTATAGGTCTCATGGCCCTCTCCAGCGGGTACATGCTGACTCTCCTGTGCAAGCACAAGAAGCTGTCTCGGCATCTCCACAGCACCAGTCTCTCTCCAAAAGCATCTCCAGAGCTAAGGGCCACCCGGACCATTCTGCTGCTCCTGAGCTTCTTTGTGCTGCTGTACTGTTTGGACTGCATCATGTCTGCCTCCAGACTGATGCACAGCAGCCCCCCGATCCACCACAGTGTTCGGATGCTGGTCTCCAATAGCTACGCCACCATCAGTCCTTTGCTGTTAATTTGTACTGAAAACCGAATTACTACCTTTTTGAAATCCTTT AGTTTCTGCCAGGAGCTGAGCTCTCTGGGGGGCGGCTGTGTTCCTGGGTTGGTGATCCTGCTGAACCTACTGTGCTTATGGCCTTCGGCTTCCCTGGGAGAAGCTGACATCATCCCCAGCTTAGCCTCCTCCAACCTGGCGGTGCGCAAGATCTCACCAAATCCGGAGGTGGACCCACCCAAGCTGAGCATGTGGCTAAGCTGGTCCTCACTGGTCCCCGCTGAGTGGAGTCCCTCTGGGAGTAGCATTAGGCGCCCCAAGACCATCCATCGGTGCGATGGGTGCCAGGGATTCGCTGTAGTGGTAGCCTCTGCATAG